A genomic stretch from Methanothrix sp. includes:
- the xseB gene encoding exodeoxyribonuclease VII small subunit, producing MVEISEQSLESALDELEEIVRELESGRLSLDESLELFERGIRLVRICSSKIESAERRIESLTGVIPEDLLE from the coding sequence GTGGTTGAGATATCGGAGCAATCTCTTGAGAGCGCTCTGGATGAGCTGGAGGAGATCGTCAGGGAGCTTGAGTCCGGAAGGCTCTCGCTCGACGAGAGCCTGGAGCTCTTCGAGCGGGGCATCCGGCTTGTGAGGATCTGCAGCTCCAAAATAGAGAGCGCAGAGCGCAGAATAGAATCGCTCACAGGCGTGATACCCGAGGATCTGCTCGAGTAA